The following is a genomic window from Neofelis nebulosa isolate mNeoNeb1 chromosome 12, mNeoNeb1.pri, whole genome shotgun sequence.
aaataaaaatgttggggTAGAACTCTGATTTGTTCTGGCTCTGAcatttgggaaggaaaaaggaagagattgTTGGAAAACATTTGGTTGTCTTAGCCCTGGCATCTGAAGTCATTTTAGGGAAAGTATCTCAATAAAATGACTTAGGATAGGTGAGACTCTTACAAGCATTGTAAAGGAAGGATAAGGGAAAGAATAGGGACCCAATCTGCATGAGAAAAAGAcatcattattttgtttataagaaAAGACCAGACAGTagtgaagaaagaagagaaagcaagaagagcAAGAGCTAGAGTAGGAAAACTGGGTGCTGAGTGGGGAAAGACCACTAGAGAAGCCCTCAGTAGAAGCATGGTGTGTGCTGACCCAAATGAACTTTAAAGAGCAGAAACCTTTAACAGTCACCTTTCTGGAAATAATCAGTCAGGTGTTTCCTATTCACCTATGGATTGGAGGTTGAAATTTTAATAGATTATGAAGAAGTACTAAGTTTTTTATCTGAGCCAGTGTGAACCAGCACTGGGTTGGCATAGGCAGGTATAGCTCTGAAAGAAAAGCAGGGAGATGATGAAATCATAAACGTTTTGTGATGTTCTGAGATATTAGACAGGCCATGGAATTGGGTGGTggaaaaaggattttatttttttttaaatctttttttttcaacgttttttttttttttaatttttatttttgggacagagagagacagagcatgaacaggggaggggcagagagagagagggagacacagaatcggaaacaggctccaggctccaagccatcagcccagagcctgacgccgggctcgaactcacagaccgcgagatcgtgacctggctgaagtcggacgcttaaccaactgcgccacccaggcgccccggaaaaagaattttaaaataagttaatctAGGAGTTGTCATCTTCCTGTAtagattacaaaaacaaaaaaaaaaacaaaaaaaaaaacaaacaaactgatttCAAAGAGGCCAAGTGATTTGCCTGATTATGCACACCAGTAAGTAGCATGGTTGGATTTAGAGTCCAATTCTTACACTCAGAGGACAGTGGTCTAAAACCCTAAAGAAGATGATTGAGGAATACCTCAACTTCTCCTAAGAGTACAAATGGTCATTGCCTTCCCCACCTCACTCTATGTCAAATATTTAAAGCTAAGAGCTCATcgtctttgtttcttaaatgaacTAGTTTCTTTAATGTTACAGATAAGGGTGCAGATCTAAATGAGCAGTTGAGAAATCTTAGGCTTTTATGTTGGCACAGAGACCAATAGTGAAAATGTTCTTATTTGAATATGTACCAAACATTGCCCGTGTTCAAGGGAGTGGTGTGTTATTAAAAATCTTGAATGTAAGTTATTCTTTGCTAGTATTATGGGGAACAAGATCTGGAGAAGCTCAGTTGTACCAGGGGTGGGAGCCAATGGGATGTGCACATATGGCTATTGTTCAGTGTAATATACTTGAGTAATGTAGGTATACATAAAGAACGAAGCTATACTTGAGACAGTGGCCTACAGTTTTGATGACTGgataaatattcatgaaaaacAAGATTGGAGTTGGTGAGAAAGGTAACAGCATGTAGATGAACTGTTGGTTATAGacgtaaaaatataaaatggcatgATAAGTATGAGAAATTACAAGCTGGTTGTTGTTTCAGACCAGAGTCTGGAGCTGGAGTGTTGGAAGATGAGGTTGGAGAAGTAGGCAATGATGAGGATGTGAGGCTTGAGTGTGTGTGATTGATTGCATTTGAGCTCTACTTATAGGACAGTGGTTTTTAAACATGTTCCCATATGCGACTAATTGTGAGATACATCACAAGTAATTAGAATTGCATTATAAAATCCTGAACTTTGAAAATCAGTTTGTTTCTAAGAAAGCGTGGGCTCAGGGTGATTCCATATTCAAAAATGCCTTCTTGGAAATGGAAATCAGGTAGTGCGATAGTGATTGGACACAGGTTTATCTTCTATTTATAGTGTACCGCATATCCTTGTGTTACAACACATAATTAGCAGGTTTATGAAATGCAACTAAATCCTTTCTCCCTGTAAcgttttacaaatttttttttctttccccagcaaACCTCCTGTGGTCCTTAACTCGATTAGGTATAacgcatttttttttaaagtttgtttattcattttgagagagagagaatgtgagcagatgagagatgagagagtgagggaatgagagagaatcccaagcagtctccgcactgccagtgtggagcctgacatggggcttgaactgaacCTGTGCGGGGcttgaccatgggatcatgacctgagccaaatccaggtttgatgctcaaccactgagccacccatgcaccccaggtCTAATGCCTTTTTTGATTAAACTAAGTGTCACAATGTCTCACTGACCAGTGTTCCTAACACAGAGCTCAGATTCTTACCCTCTGTGTTCTCATGGTACCCGAGGGTGTATTTATATGAtgttaattgtatttatttctttacttgaCTGCGTGATATTTTATTCTGAGCTGCCCAAGAGTAGCTTTTTAGGTAATTCAAAGAGATCTTCAGTGACTTGTAGTAtaatcaacaaatgaatgaatgagtgaataattaGCATGGTATTGCCAGAATAATGATCCTTTTAAAGTACCCCTAACTAATCCCCTTGAAAGATGGtagaatttaattttcatatatgtacaatgtatatttttattcactACTACAGATAAACAAAGAGGCATAAAATGGTCAAGGCAAACTTGACAgtcatttccaattttattttcctggggTTTACTCCTTACCCCAAAGTTGAGGTCATCATATTTGTGCTGTGCTTGCTGATGTACCTGATCACCCTGCTGGGTAATATCATTCTGATCTCCATCACCATCCTGGATTCCCACCTACACAaacccatgtacttcttcctcagcAACCTCTCCTTTTTAGACATCTGGTACACCTCTTCTGCTCTCACTCCAATGCTGACAAACTTTGTTTCAGGGAAACACACCATCTCATTCTCAGGATGTGCCACTCAGATGTACTTTTCTCTTGCCATGGGCTCCACTGAGTGTGTGCTTCTGTCCACGATGGCGTATGACCGGTATGTGGCCATCTGCAACCCTCTGAGATACCCCATCATCATGAACAAGAGGGCTTGTGTGCAGATTGCCGCTGGCTCCTGGGTGACAGGCTGCCTCACCGCCCTGGTGGAAACAGTATCTGTGCTGCAGCTGTCTCTCTGTGGAAGTAGCATCATCAATCACTTCACTTGTGAAATTCTGGCTGTCTTGAAACTAGTTTGTGTGGATACTTCCAGGGTGCAGTTAATCATGCTGGTGATCAGCGTACTACTTCTTCCTATGCCGATGCTCCTCATTTGTGTCTCTTACGCATTCATTCTCTCCAACATCCTGAGAATCAGCTCCGTGGATGGTGGAAGCAAAGCCTTTTCAACATGCGCAGCCCACCTGACTGTGGTGGTTTTGTTCTATGGGACAGCTCTCTCCATGTACCTGAAGCCCTCCGCTGTAGATTCACAGGAAACAGACAAATTTATGGCTTTGGTATATGCTGGATTAACCCCCATGTTGAATCCTATCATTTATAGTTTACGGAACAAAGAGGTAAAAGCAGCTGTGAAAAAATTGCTGATTAGGAACCCTCTGTGTGCTTTTTTAATCCCCCATAGCAAATCATAACATTAATCTAAGGGATGTATTGATGTGGTCAGTACGCACCAGAACATTGGACTAAGAGGGGAAGACACTCATTTTAAATAAGATGTGTGATTTCCTAAGTTTCCTCCTTGACTGACTGCTGAAGCTCTAAGATAATATAGACATATGTTACATAAGCATATCTGAAATCTTACATAAAAAGGGCTCATGGTGAcaaatttcaatattttgttttgggTGATAGAATGTAAGTATAGTTTTAAACATTAAGTTGGTGTATTGTTAGTGTTCAAAATTATGTGCATGtaatatacaaatgtaaaaactATAGTAGACTTTTTAGATAGTTTATTATTAACCTCTGTTTTAGGCTGAGTTGTGTCTCTGCAAAACTtatgttgaagctctaatccccagtacctcagaatgtatcTACATTTGGAGATATGGCCTTTatagaggtgattaagttaaaatgagggtTGTCAGTGTGGGCCCTCATACAATTGGAGTTGTGTCattttgagaaaataagaaatttagaCACACATGGGTACAGAGGGTTGCTCACACACAGAAGCAAGGACATAGCAAGAAAGCGGCTATCTGAAAGCCagggagaggcctcagaagaaatcaaatcTGCCAACACTTTAATCTTGGTCTTCTATCCTCCAGAACTATGAGCAAGTCAATTTCTGTTGTTGAGGCAATCAAGTCTCtgctattttgttatggtagcgtTAGGAAACTAGTACAACCTCTTTTTCAGCATTGCTAAATTTTTTGGAAGTGATTGCATATTCTACAAAGTGTGACTATGTTTTACATGTGTGTGTGGAAATATTTGTGCATGCAGGTAGATGTGTGTGATTTGAATGTCTATATACAAATGGAGAAGGTCTGCACAAATACATACTGAATAGAAATGGGGTAGAGGAGTGCCTGTCTGGAAAAAATAACAGACAGTTTAGCAGTTTGTTGTTGGTCTTCGAGTGTTGACATTATTTAGTAAATTCAAAGAAGCTGCAGGATGTTTCAGTGAAACTATGAAGGACCTTCCCTTTTTGATTGTGTTTCTGGTGACACCTTGATGCATAAATCCATGGGTATAAATGAAGCCATaagaatttagaaacaaaatacatgacataatttatatttattttatacatgattatattatatttatattataaatatttatattatatttatattataaatatttatatttatattataaagtatACAGTACTCCAAACCCACTAAAATCATGTGCAATATggaaatacatgaatatatcttattatataaaccacaatatacaaggaattaaaaaatgtacactCATCCGTATTTGTGACATTTGTATGTCCTTTCTGGACCAGATGACTAAATGTGAGGTCAGTGTGCAAAACTCATTTGCTCTTTATCATGAAGCTCTCACCAAAGTCAATGAAACTGTTGTGATTCCTTGAATCCAGAAAACAATGGGATGAAGAAGATAGGATGAATATGGGAATTACAGGGTTGTAGGGCTGGATTTGATCTCagatatgaataaacattcatCAGGATAATTGGTCCATTGGTCTAAGTAAAGAACTCTGATGCAGCCATTGATTGGATGAGAGGAGAAGCCTAAGAATGATGACTTCACAAAGATAGGGACGTAAGTTGGTTGACTAATTGACTGTGCACTGATGGTTGGACTCTCTAGGGAATAATTTAGGACAATTGTGTATAAAATGGTTGGTTATATTTTCCTGTTATTGGTCAGAGCTGTGGTAAAGGTGAAAGAATAGTACACTTGGGATATAGAGTAAATTATCCAAAGTatacagaaatgctgattcaaaggggcacatgcaccccaatgtttatagcagcactatcaacaataaattatgaaaagatcccaaatgtccaccaactgatgaattgaatggataaagaagatgtggcatgtatatatatatatatatatatatatatatatatatatatatatacacacacacacacacacacacaatacatataatgaaatattactcgatcagaaagaatgaaatcttaccatttgcaacaacatggatggaactggtgtgtgttaaaagcaaaataagtcaggggaagaaaggcagatatcatatgatttcattcatgtggaatttaagaaaccgaacagatgaacagaggggaaggaaggcaaaataagataaaaacagagagggacacaaaccataaaagactcttaaacacagagaacaaactgagggttgctagcaGGGAGGTAGGTaaggggatgggctcaatgggtgatgggcattaaggagggctcttgttgggatgagcacaggatgttatatgtaagtgatgaatcactaaattctatccatgaaaccaatactatactatatgttaactaacttaatttaaatttaaaaaaaattacattttttttggtttgtatatAAACTTAGTGATCTTAgccaatttcatttttgtttaatgtttatttattttgagagtgtgtgtgaacaCCGCATGATCAGGTGAGGAGCaaagagccagggagagagagagaatcacaagcaggctttgtactgacagtctccccgcccccgccaccccgcCCAGGCCAGGATGTGTGGGGATTGacccatgaacctgagctgaaatcagaagttggacgTTTAGccaatggagccatccaggcatcctgaATTTAGGCAATTTCTTAAACATCGAATCTAATTTCCTtgtctatgaaatgggaatagtTTATTTGATATacttataataattatttaaaagttcaTATTGGCTAATTCCAAAAGACCACTTGTCAATCAGCTAGGATGATGGACTCTATCCTTTGATAGAGTCagtttttgatctttttttttttttttctgggtagaTTCTAGCTCCAGGTAGTTTGAATTTGCTGTGATTTTGGTGTACCTGAGTGACTCAGACAGTGAaacacccaactttggctcaggtcatgatctctggtttgtgagttcgagccctgtgtcaggctttgtgctgacagctcagagcctggagcctgctttggattctgtgtctccctctttctctctgctcctcccctacttgctccctctcttctcttctttctctctctctctctttgtatgagataagtaaacattaaaatttttttgaatttttctgtgATTTCAATGTTTGAGAAACATCTATGAGTTGTTACAAGTCTAGCCTATCACTTTGGTGGTATCTAGGGATATCTAGGGCTATAACcatatatatcattatatctAGGGATATAAGCATAAAATACCCCAAGttatctctttttctgcctttcacTTTTTCTCTGACAGTCTGAGCTGAATCATTCCCTGTATGGGTGTCCTCTTGATTCTACTGGGTTCTGACTACCTGAACTGGGCCTCCCTTTCATGTTGACCTTTTACTTATTCCATCAGACCCCCAAACATCCTGCTGGGCAGAACAAGCAGGGATTCCTTTGTGAACTCTTTTGGGTTGTTGAAGCCTTTGCTGGGTGGCCCTTGAGCAGAGCCACTCTCCTCATCCATCTCAGGCTGTGGGACTGTACCAGGCAGCTCACCTGTATTACGTGCAAATAGATGTTAGGtaatcacataaaaaataaaagtacaattaTTATTTGCTAGCAATTTCAAGGGGATTTctttgaaaggaaatatttaaaatgactatTGCTTCTGAAAGAGTGAAATTGTCAGTATTCCTTAAGAAGGGTTTATCCAATTGATATATTTTTCCCAGCAATTGCTTATTACAGAATAATTATACACTGATATTATTTCTGCCTTACCCAGCCAAAATGACCTCTTCAGTtatatttatcattcttttatCTGCCCTTGTATGTCCATACATTTAATATTAGCTGCTATTTTACCCAAAGCTTTTGGATATGTTATTTAGttcaatgaaataatacataaattcaaATTCTCTTATCTCCCTGTATTATATCAACTACTTGGACTACATTttactattctttaaaaatgttaattcagtAATTAATTACTGCCTActattagaatttattttacattagaCTCCATACAGAGAACAGTGAGTTCTGCCATTGGGTAAATTTCAGAAACGAACAAATGATTAtagtataaaaggaaaatagcCGTAACAGAGATAAAATT
Proteins encoded in this region:
- the LOC131491557 gene encoding olfactory receptor 13F1-like, which gives rise to MVKANLTVISNFIFLGFTPYPKVEVIIFVLCLLMYLITLLGNIILISITILDSHLHKPMYFFLSNLSFLDIWYTSSALTPMLTNFVSGKHTISFSGCATQMYFSLAMGSTECVLLSTMAYDRYVAICNPLRYPIIMNKRACVQIAAGSWVTGCLTALVETVSVLQLSLCGSSIINHFTCEILAVLKLVCVDTSRVQLIMLVISVLLLPMPMLLICVSYAFILSNILRISSVDGGSKAFSTCAAHLTVVVLFYGTALSMYLKPSAVDSQETDKFMALVYAGLTPMLNPIIYSLRNKEVKAAVKKLLIRNPLCAFLIPHSKS